One Acidiferrobacter thiooxydans DNA window includes the following coding sequences:
- a CDS encoding nucleotidyl transferase AbiEii/AbiGii toxin family protein: protein MIPQAFLQAWSATAPWPDFRQVEQDLIISRALCDLFNAPALRGKIAFRGGTAINKLLFQRPLRYSEDIDLVQTQPEPIGATVDAIRDALAWLGGFNWNQAGHSMHLVFRFAPEADLQSTLKLKVEINTREHESLFGLCQYPFSVENDWYQGQTQIASFEPEELFGTKLRALLQRRKNRDLFDLAQGLEQLGMDVAKLVASLDYYLALEDTSITRAEAEQRMLQKLTRSLTEDIAPLLPAGVRFDDVDALRAFERVWIELVSRLRGDAWKSTGEVVAELRKRGYPTLLRELG from the coding sequence TTGATTCCGCAAGCCTTCCTTCAAGCCTGGAGTGCCACGGCTCCGTGGCCAGATTTCCGTCAGGTTGAGCAGGATTTGATCATCAGTCGCGCGCTGTGCGACCTGTTCAACGCGCCCGCGCTGCGCGGCAAGATCGCGTTCCGCGGCGGCACGGCGATCAACAAGCTGCTGTTCCAGCGGCCGCTGCGCTACTCCGAAGACATAGACCTGGTGCAGACGCAGCCGGAACCGATCGGCGCGACCGTCGATGCGATCCGTGATGCGCTGGCCTGGCTCGGAGGGTTCAACTGGAATCAGGCTGGACACTCGATGCATTTGGTGTTCCGGTTCGCTCCCGAGGCCGATCTGCAATCGACGCTGAAGCTCAAGGTCGAGATCAACACCCGCGAGCACGAAAGCCTGTTCGGCCTCTGCCAGTATCCCTTCTCGGTAGAGAACGACTGGTATCAGGGGCAGACGCAGATCGCCTCTTTCGAGCCGGAGGAACTGTTCGGCACCAAGCTGCGCGCGCTGCTGCAACGGCGCAAGAACCGCGACCTGTTCGACCTGGCCCAGGGGCTGGAGCAGTTGGGCATGGACGTGGCCAAGTTGGTGGCCAGCCTCGACTACTACCTTGCTCTCGAAGATACGTCGATCACGCGTGCGGAAGCCGAGCAGCGCATGTTGCAGAAGCTCACGCGCAGCTTGACGGAAGACATTGCGCCCTTGCTGCCCGCTGGCGTGCGGTTCGACGACGTCGATGCGCTGCGCGCTTTCGAGCGCGTTTGGATCGAACTGGTATCCCGGCTCAGGGGCGATGCGTGGAAGTCGACCGGCGAGGTGGTCGCCGAATTGCGTAAACGAGGCTATCCAACACTTCTACGGGAGCTTGGATGA
- a CDS encoding helix-turn-helix domain-containing protein, translating to MMPSQVTERVAQLGQRIRVARIRRGWSVADLASKAGINRNTLTALELGKPGTAVGVCLTVLWALGLDKSLDAVADPDSDLHGKALEASRRPTRASKARKVSDDYDF from the coding sequence ATGATGCCTTCACAAGTCACTGAGCGGGTAGCTCAGCTGGGTCAGCGCATTCGGGTGGCGCGGATTCGGCGCGGCTGGTCGGTCGCCGATCTCGCAAGCAAGGCGGGAATCAACCGAAACACCCTCACGGCGCTGGAACTCGGTAAGCCGGGCACGGCAGTCGGCGTGTGCCTCACGGTATTGTGGGCACTCGGCTTGGACAAGTCGCTGGACGCTGTCGCAGATCCCGACAGCGATCTCCACGGCAAGGCGCTCGAAGCGTCGCGCCGTCCGACTCGGGCGAGCAAGGCCCGTAAGGTGAGCGACGACTATGACTTCTGA
- a CDS encoding type II toxin-antitoxin system HipA family toxin, producing MTSEREAYIYIQLPGTLETVPAALLRVQTLPDGTQIGRFRYGDRYLRRQEAVALDPFQLPLAKEVFEFTQLKGIPGAVRDAGPDAWGRRVIEHKLRRSAADLQEIDYLLYGPQDGAGYLSFGLKAEPPAPKRQYNRAHQLAELIAATQAIEEGRPVAAHLLEQLDPGTSMGGARPKATIEDAQSLWLGKFPARDDRFNVQRVEFATLDLARRCGLNVTQARLQRVGESDVLMLQRFDRDHTDMGYLRFGLVSGLTVLDCGDSHLDRERWSYPLLADHLRRWSDKPEADCAELFRRMVFNAAVTNNDDHPRNHALLRRQKEWRLSPAYDLVPAPVVSQERRDLALTVGDHGRTASIYNLLSQAGRFGLSAEEARGQIDRLVDVVRHWRDSFFACDVSAEDIDYIAPAILPDCFFFERRPDE from the coding sequence ATGACTTCTGAGCGCGAGGCTTATATCTACATTCAGCTGCCCGGCACGTTGGAAACGGTGCCGGCGGCGCTGCTCAGAGTGCAGACGCTGCCCGACGGCACGCAGATTGGGCGGTTTCGCTACGGCGACCGTTACCTTCGGCGCCAGGAGGCGGTTGCGCTCGATCCGTTCCAATTGCCTCTTGCCAAGGAAGTCTTCGAGTTCACCCAACTGAAGGGGATTCCCGGCGCGGTTCGAGACGCCGGCCCCGACGCTTGGGGGCGGCGCGTGATCGAGCACAAGCTTCGGCGCAGCGCGGCTGACCTCCAGGAAATCGACTATTTGCTGTATGGACCGCAAGACGGAGCGGGGTACCTGAGCTTCGGGCTGAAGGCCGAACCGCCTGCGCCCAAGCGCCAGTACAACCGCGCGCACCAACTGGCCGAGCTGATCGCGGCCACACAGGCGATCGAAGAGGGGCGCCCGGTGGCAGCCCACCTGCTCGAACAGCTCGATCCTGGCACCAGTATGGGTGGTGCACGGCCGAAGGCCACGATCGAGGACGCACAAAGTCTCTGGCTCGGCAAGTTTCCGGCCAGAGATGACCGCTTCAATGTGCAGCGGGTCGAATTTGCTACGCTCGATCTGGCTCGGCGGTGCGGCCTGAACGTCACACAGGCACGGCTCCAGCGCGTGGGCGAGAGCGATGTGCTGATGTTGCAGCGCTTTGATCGCGACCACACCGACATGGGCTACCTTCGCTTCGGTCTTGTCAGCGGTTTGACCGTGCTCGACTGCGGGGATAGCCACCTGGACCGTGAACGCTGGTCCTATCCGCTGCTGGCCGACCACTTGCGCCGATGGTCTGACAAGCCAGAAGCCGACTGTGCGGAACTCTTCAGGCGGATGGTCTTTAATGCCGCCGTGACCAACAACGATGATCATCCCCGCAACCATGCCCTGCTGCGCAGACAGAAGGAATGGCGGCTGTCGCCGGCCTACGATCTCGTGCCCGCGCCCGTGGTCAGTCAGGAGAGGCGCGATTTGGCGTTGACCGTCGGCGACCACGGTCGCACGGCCAGCATCTACAACCTACTGTCGCAGGCGGGGCGTTTCGGTTTGTCGGCGGAAGAGGCGCGCGGGCAGATCGATCGGCTCGTCGATGTTGTCCGGCATTGGCGTGACAGCTTCTTTGCCTGTGATGTGTCGGCCGAAGACATCGATTACATCGCTCCGGCCATCCTGCCTGACTGCTTCTTCTTCGAAAGGCGCCCCGATGAGTGA
- a CDS encoding YecA family protein, with the protein MTISSIGDNDPCPCGSGKTYRQCCHGRISDADSDSNAQRAAEMVRKALEGHDFRSLEELQAFVTGHVRQQNEHPLDTFHGLSPERMHSLLYRPFASPDVAIIAEAPEGGATAPISRLFGLLALAIGDQGLKPTATGNLPRAVCREAARSYWDEKAYQDRMQFGAINSEPDFLELHVARLTAERAGLIRKYQGRFRLTRDARRLLSDNGLAAIYPRLFRTYVERYNWGYWDRYPDLPFIQHAFLFTLYLLARYGTTWRPHRFYEDTFLTAFPMLVREVPPNDIIAPEQTVRSCYTWRALVHFAGFLGLAVVEPVSDKLLYPDYRVKALPLLAKTVHFPMPT; encoded by the coding sequence ATGACGATATCCTCGATCGGCGATAATGATCCCTGTCCCTGCGGAAGCGGGAAGACCTACCGGCAGTGCTGTCACGGCCGGATCAGCGATGCGGACTCCGATTCCAACGCGCAGCGCGCCGCAGAAATGGTGCGCAAGGCCCTCGAGGGCCACGACTTCCGCTCGCTCGAGGAGTTACAGGCGTTCGTCACCGGCCATGTGCGGCAGCAAAACGAACACCCGCTGGATACGTTCCATGGGCTGTCGCCCGAGCGGATGCACAGCCTACTATACCGGCCGTTTGCCTCACCGGACGTAGCGATCATCGCCGAGGCGCCGGAGGGCGGCGCGACCGCCCCGATATCGAGACTCTTTGGCCTGCTGGCCTTGGCCATCGGCGACCAGGGCCTGAAACCGACCGCCACGGGCAATCTGCCCCGGGCCGTGTGCCGGGAGGCGGCGCGCTCCTATTGGGATGAGAAGGCCTATCAGGACCGGATGCAGTTCGGCGCTATCAATAGCGAACCGGACTTCCTCGAACTGCACGTCGCGCGCCTGACGGCCGAACGCGCAGGCCTCATACGCAAATATCAGGGACGGTTCCGACTCACCCGGGACGCCCGCCGCCTGCTAAGTGACAACGGCCTCGCCGCCATCTATCCGAGACTCTTTCGGACCTACGTTGAACGCTACAACTGGGGCTACTGGGATCGTTACCCCGATCTGCCGTTCATCCAGCACGCCTTCCTGTTCACGCTGTACCTGCTGGCGCGCTATGGCACCACCTGGCGACCGCACCGGTTCTATGAAGACACATTCCTGACCGCCTTTCCGATGCTGGTACGCGAGGTGCCGCCAAACGACATAATCGCCCCCGAACAGACAGTGCGCTCCTGCTACACATGGCGCGCGCTTGTGCATTTTGCAGGCTTCCTGGGGCTCGCCGTGGTCGAACCGGTCTCCGACAAACTCCTATACCCTGACTACCGGGTCAAAGCCCTGCCGCTGCTCGCCAAGACCGTGCATTTTCCCATGCCCACATAG
- a CDS encoding c-type cytochrome, translating to MTNHSQTQESKRPSMGTVWRPVAAAVLLAMAGVAGAATKTKVVSGPTPYRVSSDCAVCHGMHGASTDYNIIPRLAGQHKAYLVMQLKQFRNGHRADQNGNIYMAPVAQGLTTGQIDQVASYFAAQRPRMQASGVHHAGAKAGKAIFMNGVTSEQIPACMECHGANAQGASTFPDIAGQRYRYIVQQLTYFHNGTRKNELMNQIAKNITVPQMKEVAAYLSSL from the coding sequence ATGACAAACCATTCACAGACACAGGAATCGAAGCGACCCTCCATGGGGACCGTCTGGCGCCCGGTGGCGGCGGCGGTGTTGTTGGCCATGGCGGGGGTCGCCGGGGCGGCCACCAAGACCAAGGTGGTGTCGGGGCCCACGCCCTATCGCGTGAGCAGCGACTGCGCGGTATGTCACGGCATGCACGGGGCGAGCACCGACTATAACATCATCCCGCGGCTGGCCGGCCAGCATAAGGCCTATCTCGTCATGCAGTTGAAGCAGTTCCGCAACGGCCACCGCGCCGACCAGAACGGCAACATCTACATGGCCCCGGTGGCCCAGGGGTTGACCACAGGCCAGATCGACCAGGTGGCGAGCTACTTCGCAGCGCAGCGCCCGCGCATGCAGGCAAGCGGCGTGCATCATGCCGGCGCCAAGGCCGGCAAGGCGATCTTCATGAACGGCGTGACCTCCGAGCAGATCCCGGCATGCATGGAGTGCCATGGGGCCAATGCCCAGGGTGCCAGCACGTTCCCGGATATCGCCGGACAGCGCTACCGCTACATCGTCCAGCAGCTGACGTACTTCCATAATGGGACGCGCAAGAACGAGCTCATGAACCAGATCGCGAAGAACATCACCGTGCCGCAGATGAAGGAGGTGGCCGCGTATCTGTCGTCGTTGTAA
- a CDS encoding cytochrome c oxidase subunit II, which produces MSARTENLVKAFGGLVVAWIIGMAIAEGLAAYGIDHWPLLGSVQAHITADATTYLIWQAVAIYVLVGGTIVYCAIRFRARPGDSGPPAYQRRYFGPFVIFWLVMSIAINLANTIYPGMVGLEQLWGIQMQAKHPLVVDVTAQQWKWTFSYPKQGITDVSKLVVPVGRTIDFVLRTKDVMHDFWVPAWGVKKDVIPNEIRHLYVTPTVLGSTKTNPMIRVQCSLICGNGHPMMRAPVEVLTKAAFKTWVSNNSF; this is translated from the coding sequence ATGAGCGCAAGAACGGAAAACTTGGTAAAGGCGTTCGGTGGCTTGGTGGTTGCGTGGATCATCGGCATGGCGATCGCAGAAGGGCTGGCGGCATACGGGATCGACCATTGGCCGTTGTTGGGGAGCGTACAGGCGCATATTACCGCCGATGCCACCACCTATTTGATCTGGCAAGCGGTGGCGATCTATGTGCTGGTGGGCGGGACCATTGTCTACTGTGCGATCCGTTTTCGGGCGCGTCCCGGTGACTCCGGACCGCCGGCCTACCAGAGACGTTATTTTGGGCCTTTCGTGATCTTTTGGTTGGTCATGAGTATCGCGATCAACCTGGCGAACACGATCTATCCGGGCATGGTAGGTCTGGAACAGCTTTGGGGGATACAGATGCAGGCCAAACATCCGCTTGTGGTGGATGTGACCGCCCAGCAGTGGAAGTGGACGTTCTCCTACCCGAAGCAGGGAATTACCGACGTCTCCAAGCTCGTGGTGCCGGTGGGCCGGACGATAGACTTCGTGTTGCGTACGAAGGATGTTATGCATGACTTCTGGGTCCCGGCCTGGGGTGTCAAAAAGGACGTGATTCCAAACGAGATTCGGCACCTCTATGTGACCCCGACGGTCCTGGGGTCGACAAAGACGAACCCGATGATTCGCGTCCAGTGTTCGTTGATCTGCGGCAATGGGCATCCGATGATGCGCGCGCCCGTCGAGGTGTTGACCAAGGCGGCGTTCAAGACCTGGGTGTCGAACAACAGTTTCTGA
- a CDS encoding cbb3-type cytochrome c oxidase subunit I, which translates to MATTDVQGRAVGGAGGGEQPFVWSMVLPMVRAGLFGFIGYFAAAWITAMVTHSVIVNPLPATLGYVFGLLGWIAGSGIWDGWIRRAFGGEEAPSLTGVERYFRFSSDPKATAVRYVIFNVLAFFFAGLAAMMIRIQLLTPDSTSWWLSEIHYNMTFGIHGLIMLLGVAASVIVGGMGYYLLPLMLGARTVIYPRLLGLSWWLLPPAAVAVFLSPLIGGFQTGWWGYPPLAQNSGSGIVFYALGAATLLTSSLLGALNIMGTIIYMRAKGMSLGRVPMFAWGLFAAATILIVEAPATFTGTLMDLSDMILGSHFYTGPTGIPLAYDDQFWWLFHPEVYVFALPAFALWLEILPAAAQRPLFARNWAVAGLLGVSMVGAMLGVHHYFTAVSAIRMPIFMTITETVSIPTGFVFLAALGTLWGGRLKLSSPVLLCLMAMMNFLIGGLTGIFNADVPADFQLHNTYWVVAHFHYTILGAVIFSWLAGLYWWFPKVTGRMVNEFWAKFHAWWFFIFFNMTFFPMFILGIEGMNRRIAVYLPYLHPLNEFVSISAFFLGAGFLIPAANLFISWRSGKKAPQNPWGSKSLEWHAASPTPYIVFPEGSEVTVVGPNDNYADGAPEPFVWAPTAAGK; encoded by the coding sequence ATGGCGACTACAGATGTTCAGGGGCGAGCAGTAGGTGGGGCAGGCGGAGGGGAACAACCCTTCGTTTGGTCCATGGTATTGCCGATGGTCCGTGCGGGCTTGTTTGGGTTTATCGGCTATTTCGCGGCAGCGTGGATTACGGCCATGGTGACCCATTCGGTGATCGTCAACCCCTTGCCGGCGACGCTTGGTTATGTGTTTGGTTTGCTTGGCTGGATCGCTGGCAGCGGTATCTGGGATGGCTGGATTCGGCGGGCGTTCGGGGGCGAAGAGGCGCCGTCGCTGACCGGTGTGGAGCGGTACTTCCGGTTCAGCTCCGACCCGAAGGCAACGGCCGTACGCTATGTGATCTTCAACGTGCTGGCCTTTTTCTTTGCGGGGCTGGCAGCGATGATGATTCGCATACAGCTGCTTACGCCGGATTCCACCAGCTGGTGGCTGTCTGAGATCCACTACAACATGACCTTCGGTATCCATGGTCTGATAATGCTTCTGGGCGTTGCGGCCTCGGTCATCGTCGGTGGCATGGGCTATTACCTGTTGCCTCTCATGCTCGGGGCGCGCACCGTGATCTATCCCCGTTTGCTGGGCTTGAGCTGGTGGCTTTTGCCGCCGGCCGCGGTGGCCGTGTTTCTAAGCCCCTTGATCGGTGGTTTCCAGACCGGCTGGTGGGGCTATCCGCCGCTTGCGCAGAACAGCGGTAGCGGTATCGTGTTCTATGCGCTGGGCGCCGCCACGCTGCTCACGAGCTCGCTTCTGGGCGCACTCAACATCATGGGCACCATCATCTATATGCGCGCCAAAGGGATGAGCCTGGGACGCGTACCCATGTTTGCCTGGGGCCTGTTCGCGGCAGCGACGATCCTGATCGTAGAGGCGCCGGCCACGTTCACCGGTACGTTGATGGATCTGTCGGATATGATCCTCGGTAGCCACTTCTATACAGGCCCTACGGGCATACCTTTGGCCTACGACGATCAGTTCTGGTGGCTGTTCCATCCGGAAGTGTATGTGTTCGCGTTGCCGGCGTTCGCGCTGTGGCTTGAGATCCTGCCGGCGGCGGCGCAACGACCGCTGTTTGCAAGAAACTGGGCGGTTGCTGGCCTGCTCGGCGTCAGCATGGTGGGCGCCATGCTCGGCGTGCATCACTACTTCACGGCGGTGAGCGCGATACGCATGCCGATCTTCATGACCATCACCGAGACCGTGTCGATTCCGACTGGCTTCGTGTTCCTGGCGGCACTGGGTACGCTGTGGGGCGGCCGCCTGAAGCTGTCGTCGCCGGTGTTGCTGTGTCTCATGGCGATGATGAACTTCCTGATCGGGGGTCTCACCGGTATCTTCAATGCCGACGTGCCGGCGGACTTCCAGCTGCACAACACGTATTGGGTCGTCGCGCACTTCCATTACACGATTCTGGGCGCGGTGATCTTCTCGTGGCTCGCGGGTCTGTACTGGTGGTTCCCGAAGGTCACGGGACGCATGGTCAATGAGTTCTGGGCGAAGTTCCACGCCTGGTGGTTCTTCATCTTCTTCAACATGACCTTCTTCCCGATGTTCATCCTGGGCATCGAGGGCATGAACCGGCGCATCGCCGTGTACCTGCCTTACCTGCACCCCTTGAACGAGTTCGTGTCGATCTCGGCATTTTTCCTGGGCGCGGGCTTCCTGATCCCGGCGGCGAATCTCTTCATTAGCTGGCGGTCGGGCAAGAAGGCCCCGCAGAACCCGTGGGGGAGCAAGTCGCTTGAGTGGCATGCGGCGTCGCCGACTCCGTACATCGTGTTCCCTGAAGGGAGCGAGGTAACGGTCGTGGGCCCGAATGACAACTATGCGGATGGTGCGCCGGAGCCCTTTGTGTGGGCGCCGACGGCGGCTGGCAAGTAG
- a CDS encoding cytochrome C oxidase subunit III — protein sequence MAVESTGSLMDPAPERAKRGAFFFPMLFMGIICAAFDLGRFLWGGTGVPKGVDFDTGATLTAIMLLSIGPMLGARGKLSRGQDAAALGNFTLLMVVGILMIAGIISTWSAVPIGQGYGGIYDITSGWIGLYFVAVTLAFLASIMKGKRVPARFSAERWVAHNVVSFWGFMVLIWTVFFVVFYLA from the coding sequence ATGGCAGTCGAGAGTACGGGATCTTTGATGGATCCAGCCCCGGAGAGGGCAAAGCGCGGCGCGTTTTTCTTCCCCATGCTTTTTATGGGGATCATCTGCGCGGCATTCGACCTGGGGCGCTTCCTTTGGGGCGGAACGGGTGTGCCCAAGGGCGTGGACTTCGACACAGGCGCCACCCTGACTGCGATCATGCTGCTTAGCATAGGGCCGATGCTTGGGGCGCGTGGGAAGCTATCGCGCGGGCAGGATGCCGCGGCGCTCGGGAATTTCACGCTCCTTATGGTGGTCGGTATCCTTATGATAGCGGGGATCATCTCCACCTGGAGCGCGGTCCCCATCGGGCAAGGCTATGGTGGCATCTACGACATAACGAGTGGGTGGATCGGACTGTATTTCGTGGCCGTGACACTCGCATTTCTCGCCAGCATCATGAAAGGCAAGCGCGTGCCGGCGCGGTTCAGTGCGGAACGCTGGGTAGCACACAATGTCGTGAGTTTCTGGGGTTTCATGGTCCTCATTTGGACCGTGTTCTTCGTCGTGTTCTACTTGGCTTAA
- a CDS encoding cytochrome C oxidase subunit IV produces the protein MNLSHLSFIIPAGADTPMFFWLTGFIGFPIIFLSIFFWWVLKEAANEDRVRVLKRDGEKEDQY, from the coding sequence ATGAACCTGTCGCACTTGTCATTCATCATCCCCGCGGGGGCCGATACGCCAATGTTCTTTTGGCTCACCGGCTTCATCGGGTTCCCGATAATCTTCCTGTCGATATTCTTCTGGTGGGTCCTGAAGGAGGCGGCGAATGAGGATCGCGTACGCGTCCTGAAGCGCGACGGCGAGAAGGAAGATCAGTACTAG
- a CDS encoding heme o synthase — translation MSDERVLAGSWRSRVLVQSRSLGLDFAVVQSYCELTKPRVVSLLIFTAMVGMLLASPARMADIHWTVIFWANVGIAFASGAAAAINHVVDRQIDGQMRRTHARPLPNDAISVTGALVFATVLMALSVLVLTVFVNELTAILTMAGLVGYAGIYTGFLKRRTPQNIVLGGAAGAIPPVLGWAAVTGHAPLASWVLFLIIFLWTPAHFWPLAIYRRDDYARVGIPMMPVTRGIRHTSWLILGYTVATVFATQVPYMIGMAGKPYIISADILGIGFLYHALRLIYAPDRHNPMRMFGYSIAYLTILFAALLVDHYMVGL, via the coding sequence ATGAGTGACGAACGGGTGCTGGCGGGATCTTGGCGCTCGCGCGTGTTGGTGCAGTCGCGCAGCCTGGGACTGGATTTCGCGGTTGTTCAGTCCTATTGCGAGCTCACAAAGCCAAGGGTTGTGAGCCTTCTGATTTTTACCGCCATGGTAGGGATGTTGCTCGCCTCGCCGGCTCGGATGGCGGACATCCATTGGACGGTGATTTTTTGGGCCAATGTCGGTATCGCCTTTGCTTCAGGCGCGGCGGCGGCTATCAATCATGTAGTCGATCGGCAAATCGACGGCCAGATGAGGCGCACGCACGCCCGCCCGCTGCCGAATGATGCCATATCGGTGACGGGCGCGTTGGTATTTGCGACCGTTCTGATGGCATTATCGGTGCTGGTGCTTACGGTGTTCGTAAACGAGCTGACAGCCATCCTGACGATGGCGGGCCTGGTGGGTTATGCCGGCATCTATACGGGCTTTCTGAAACGGCGTACACCGCAGAACATCGTACTAGGGGGCGCGGCTGGCGCGATCCCGCCGGTCTTGGGATGGGCGGCGGTGACGGGCCATGCACCTCTCGCAAGCTGGGTGCTGTTTCTGATTATCTTTTTGTGGACGCCGGCGCACTTTTGGCCGCTTGCCATCTACCGTCGTGACGACTATGCGCGGGTCGGCATCCCGATGATGCCGGTAACGCGCGGTATTCGGCACACGAGCTGGCTGATCCTTGGGTACACGGTGGCAACGGTGTTCGCAACCCAGGTGCCGTATATGATCGGTATGGCCGGCAAACCCTACATCATCAGTGCGGATATCTTGGGAATAGGGTTCTTATATCATGCCCTGCGACTCATTTATGCTCCGGATCGGCATAACCCGATGCGCATGTTTGGATACTCGATTGCCTACTTGACCATACTGTTCGCAGCATTGCTGGTGGATCACTACATGGTGGGGCTGTGA
- a CDS encoding rusticyanin, protein MESVKRARVAKGAAMVAGAVFSVGVACAALVPTSAFKKATLPQVKAMLEKDNGKVSGNTVTYGKNANVVAAAVLPGFPFPSFEIHHVKNPTLDFPAGATVKFTFINTNKGFGHSFDVTKKGPPYAVIPQIAPIVVGTGFSPVPAAGKFGYATFTWHPAAGTYYYVCQIPGHAATGMFGKIVVK, encoded by the coding sequence ATGGAGAGCGTGAAGCGGGCGCGTGTCGCCAAGGGCGCGGCTATGGTAGCGGGCGCGGTGTTCAGCGTCGGCGTGGCATGCGCGGCATTGGTGCCGACGAGCGCCTTTAAGAAGGCCACCCTTCCGCAGGTCAAGGCGATGCTCGAGAAGGATAATGGCAAGGTGAGCGGTAACACCGTGACCTACGGCAAGAACGCGAATGTCGTGGCGGCGGCCGTGTTGCCGGGCTTCCCATTCCCGAGCTTCGAGATCCATCACGTCAAGAACCCGACGCTGGACTTCCCGGCGGGGGCGACGGTGAAATTTACCTTCATCAATACCAACAAGGGTTTCGGGCATAGCTTCGATGTCACGAAGAAGGGTCCGCCGTACGCGGTGATCCCGCAGATCGCGCCGATCGTGGTAGGGACGGGCTTCTCGCCGGTGCCTGCGGCGGGTAAGTTCGGTTATGCGACCTTCACGTGGCATCCGGCTGCCGGCACGTATTACTACGTTTGCCAGATCCCGGGCCATGCCGCTACAGGCATGTTTGGAAAGATTGTCGTCAAGTAA
- a CDS encoding cytochrome c oxidase assembly protein, with translation MAGEDRNGLARRWRLVAPLGLLWAGVYYAGYRAAGVDAATWRFWAADLNPLPWLAALAVLRLYFGHYDRYRSRSSDAPLWSAGQVWSFVSGVLLALALWESPLNGFVGRSMTLYTVKLMGEFEFAAPLIVLGIPFSLVDSVRLKGPWWSVLRVLHRPLVTTVALAIVLVLWDMTDQMALGLRNVLVFGLLPGVYLALGMIVWMQSLRALPAFPNLQNHLRKGLYVWAMEFAMMVMGTMWFWSAMKSMNPSTGTPLLWGMSRVTDVHIAGAVMTGLSLPTMCLVSWHFWQWISGVVGVSESEEYGDYSRSAGRQEL, from the coding sequence ATGGCGGGCGAAGATCGGAACGGCCTGGCGCGGCGTTGGCGGCTTGTTGCGCCTCTGGGCTTGCTGTGGGCGGGCGTGTATTACGCCGGCTATCGCGCGGCCGGGGTCGATGCCGCGACGTGGCGCTTCTGGGCGGCGGATCTGAACCCATTGCCGTGGTTGGCGGCACTGGCCGTGCTGCGTCTGTACTTTGGGCACTATGATCGTTATCGCTCGCGCAGCAGCGACGCACCGCTGTGGTCGGCAGGGCAGGTGTGGTCCTTCGTGTCGGGCGTGCTGCTTGCCTTGGCGCTATGGGAGTCGCCTTTAAACGGCTTCGTGGGGCGATCAATGACGCTTTACACGGTAAAGCTCATGGGTGAGTTCGAGTTCGCGGCGCCCTTGATTGTCCTTGGTATCCCGTTTTCACTCGTCGATTCGGTGCGCCTCAAGGGGCCATGGTGGTCTGTCTTGCGCGTATTGCACCGCCCGCTCGTTACGACCGTTGCCCTTGCCATTGTCCTCGTGTTGTGGGATATGACAGATCAAATGGCGTTGGGGCTGCGCAATGTGCTGGTGTTTGGTCTGCTGCCCGGGGTCTATCTCGCGCTCGGAATGATCGTGTGGATGCAATCCCTGCGGGCCCTTCCAGCCTTTCCGAACCTGCAGAACCATTTGCGCAAAGGTTTGTATGTATGGGCAATGGAGTTTGCGATGATGGTCATGGGCACGATGTGGTTTTGGAGCGCCATGAAAAGCATGAATCCGTCGACCGGGACGCCTTTGCTGTGGGGTATGAGCCGTGTGACTGACGTGCATATCGCCGGGGCAGTGATGACGGGCCTGTCCTTACCGACGATGTGTCTCGTATCTTGGCATTTTTGGCAGTGGATATCGGGTGTGGTGGGCGTCTCGGAGAGCGAAGAGTATGGGGATTATTCGCGATCGGCGGGACGACAGGAGCTTTGA